Proteins from one Corynebacterium testudinoris genomic window:
- a CDS encoding ATP-binding cassette domain-containing protein has protein sequence MNVLAVKELTVGDGILTDISFHISPGERLGIIGESGSGKSMTALSIMGLLPSSLTVTGSVRVTGTEVIGLDDRRMRRLRGSTVSMVFQEPMTALDPLMTVGRQVAEAAGRADVAQLFDDVALDPSRMNAYPHELSGGQRQRVLIAMALANDPELLICDEPTTALDVTVQDQILDLLDELVEKKGVALLFITHDLGVINRMCRRVLVMSKGAIVESGTTDDILRHPTHPYTQKLVSASLPGPAAVPRSVGAPVLSLDGVTRSYGDTLALDDVSLVVHRGERLGIVGGSGSGKTTLLRHFAGLDSPDSGTVTIDADVQVVFQDPHSSLNPRLRIGSSVAEGMRKPEAGRVSAVLEEVGLASDSATRYPHEFSGGQRQRISIARAVAGKPEVLLADEPVSALDVSVRAQVLALLDRLVEEYGLTLVFISHDLSVVREVCTTVAVMHQGRIVEMGPTTEVWENPQHDYTRSLLAATLDIDG, from the coding sequence ATGAACGTCCTGGCAGTAAAAGAATTAACCGTCGGCGACGGCATCCTCACCGACATCAGCTTCCACATCTCACCGGGTGAGCGGCTGGGCATCATCGGCGAATCCGGCTCCGGTAAATCAATGACCGCGCTCTCCATCATGGGCCTGCTGCCCTCTTCGCTGACTGTCACCGGCTCCGTCCGCGTGACCGGCACCGAGGTCATTGGCCTCGACGACCGCCGGATGCGGCGCCTGCGCGGCTCCACGGTGTCCATGGTGTTCCAGGAACCCATGACAGCCCTCGATCCACTCATGACGGTGGGCCGCCAGGTCGCGGAGGCAGCCGGGCGGGCAGACGTGGCCCAGCTATTCGACGACGTCGCCCTCGACCCCTCCCGCATGAACGCCTACCCGCACGAGCTTTCCGGCGGGCAGCGACAACGCGTCCTCATCGCCATGGCCCTGGCCAACGACCCCGAGCTGCTCATCTGCGATGAACCCACCACCGCCCTCGACGTGACCGTCCAGGACCAAATCCTCGACCTGCTCGATGAGCTCGTGGAGAAGAAAGGCGTCGCCCTGCTCTTCATCACCCACGACCTCGGCGTGATCAACCGCATGTGCCGCCGCGTCCTCGTCATGTCGAAGGGAGCAATCGTCGAATCCGGCACCACCGACGACATCCTCCGACACCCCACCCACCCCTACACGCAGAAACTCGTCTCCGCGTCACTGCCCGGACCGGCGGCAGTTCCCCGCTCCGTCGGGGCACCGGTGTTATCGCTCGACGGGGTCACCCGGTCCTACGGCGACACCCTCGCGCTTGACGATGTCTCCCTCGTCGTCCACCGCGGCGAACGCTTGGGCATCGTCGGTGGATCCGGGTCCGGAAAAACCACGCTCCTACGCCACTTCGCTGGACTGGACTCCCCCGATAGCGGCACCGTCACCATCGATGCCGACGTCCAAGTCGTCTTCCAAGACCCCCACAGCTCCCTCAACCCGCGTCTGCGCATCGGCTCCTCGGTGGCAGAAGGCATGCGGAAGCCTGAGGCTGGCCGCGTGTCCGCCGTCCTCGAAGAGGTCGGCCTGGCCAGTGACTCCGCCACCCGCTATCCCCACGAATTTTCCGGCGGACAACGCCAACGCATCTCCATTGCCCGCGCCGTCGCCGGCAAACCCGAGGTCTTGCTTGCCGACGAGCCCGTCTCTGCCCTCGACGTCTCCGTCCGCGCCCAGGTCCTAGCCCTCCTCGACCGCCTCGTCGAAGAATATGGGCTGACGCTGGTCTTCATCTCGCACGATCTGTCCGTCGTCCGGGAAGTGTGCACCACCGTCGCTGTCATGCACCAGGGCCGGATCGTGGAAATGGGCCCGACCACCGAGGTATGGGAGAACCCGCAGCACGATTACACCCGCTCGCTGCTCGCGGCGACGCTAGACATCGATGGCTAG
- a CDS encoding sugar ABC transporter ATP-binding protein — protein sequence MTTESQPLLQLDTVSKSFGPVNVIRDVSVSVHPGQVQALLGENGAGKSTLIKMMSGVYQPDSGRIIIDGKETHLPNTKAAEELGIGTIHQELNLVPTMSVAENVMLGRMPTRLGMVNFREMRAQAQAALDIIGVDVDLDTPVGELGIARQQLVEIAKALSLNARILILDEPTAALTGHEIDQLFTVVDDLKAKGVGMVFISHHLDEIARIADTVSVLRDGEFVAEVPATTAEDILVRLMVGRDIEDQFPRVKPEIGPPVLEVSGLSSEGKFNDISFNVHAGEVVGLAGLVGAGRTEVIRALAGADPIDSGEVKIDNEPVPHHDIAEAIRRGVGHVPESRKSQGLVLDATVGENLGLATLRSTARFGLADLRGQKSRAAEVAEKLRIRMASLDQPIRDLSGGNQQKAVFGRWVLAGSTVLLLDEPTRGVDVGAKVEIYNIINELTEAGGAVLMVSSELPEVLGMSDRVLVMSGGRLAGELPNTATQDEVMALAVSQIDDGLTDDALAQLETEEHEQETRR from the coding sequence ATGACAACCGAGTCTCAACCGTTGCTCCAGCTGGACACTGTCTCCAAGTCCTTCGGGCCCGTCAACGTCATCCGCGACGTCAGCGTTTCGGTGCATCCCGGCCAAGTCCAGGCCCTATTGGGCGAAAACGGCGCCGGCAAGTCGACTCTCATCAAAATGATGTCGGGTGTGTACCAGCCGGACTCCGGCCGCATCATTATCGACGGCAAAGAAACCCACCTCCCCAACACCAAGGCCGCCGAAGAGCTCGGGATCGGCACCATCCACCAGGAGCTCAACCTCGTCCCCACGATGTCGGTGGCCGAGAACGTCATGCTTGGCCGCATGCCCACCCGACTGGGCATGGTCAACTTCCGGGAGATGCGGGCCCAGGCCCAGGCCGCCCTCGACATCATCGGCGTCGATGTCGATCTTGACACTCCCGTCGGCGAGCTCGGCATCGCCCGGCAGCAGCTCGTGGAGATTGCCAAGGCCTTGTCGCTCAACGCGCGCATCCTCATCCTCGACGAGCCGACCGCCGCCCTCACCGGCCATGAGATTGACCAGCTGTTCACCGTGGTCGATGATCTCAAGGCCAAGGGCGTGGGCATGGTCTTCATCTCTCATCACCTCGATGAGATCGCCCGCATCGCCGATACGGTCTCTGTGCTTCGCGACGGCGAGTTTGTCGCCGAAGTGCCCGCCACCACTGCCGAGGACATCCTCGTCCGCCTCATGGTCGGCCGCGATATCGAGGATCAATTTCCGCGCGTGAAGCCCGAGATTGGCCCTCCTGTCCTCGAGGTCAGCGGCTTGAGCTCGGAGGGCAAGTTCAACGACATCAGTTTTAATGTCCATGCCGGCGAGGTCGTCGGGTTGGCGGGGCTCGTTGGCGCAGGCCGCACCGAGGTCATCCGGGCGTTGGCTGGTGCTGATCCGATCGATTCCGGCGAGGTCAAGATCGACAATGAGCCGGTCCCTCACCATGACATCGCCGAAGCCATCCGCCGCGGCGTCGGCCACGTGCCCGAAAGCCGTAAATCGCAGGGCCTCGTTCTCGACGCCACCGTCGGCGAGAACCTTGGCTTGGCCACGCTGCGCTCCACCGCCCGGTTCGGGCTCGCTGATCTGCGCGGCCAAAAGTCCCGCGCCGCTGAGGTCGCGGAGAAGCTGCGCATCCGCATGGCCAGCCTCGATCAGCCCATCCGGGATCTATCCGGCGGCAACCAGCAAAAGGCCGTCTTCGGCCGCTGGGTACTCGCCGGTTCCACGGTGTTGCTTCTCGACGAACCCACGCGCGGCGTCGACGTCGGCGCCAAGGTCGAGATCTACAACATCATCAACGAACTCACCGAGGCCGGCGGTGCCGTCCTCATGGTCTCCAGCGAACTGCCCGAGGTCTTAGGAATGTCGGACCGGGTCCTCGTCATGTCGGGCGGGCGCCTGGCCGGGGAGCTGCCCAATACCGCCACCCAGGACGAGGTCATGGCCCTGGCGGTGTCGCAGATTGATGACGGGCTCACCGATGATGCCCTCGCCCAATTAGAAACAGAAGAACACGAACAGGAGACACGACGATGA
- a CDS encoding GntR family transcriptional regulator, whose protein sequence is MGPSKKAQQSTQRYELITSHLRQSIEDGTLSPGDELPSEAELCQQFDSSRGPVRQAMALLRAEGLISTGRGRRSTVLTSAPANSFESLLSLTVWAEDMEPEISQRTLWVGRSSANERIARQLQVDVGSQVVGIKRLRLLNNEPLAIEHLNFPLDIGRPLLDFDTDNSSVHRELARLGVGFESANRSMSATLATAEDAELLDIPEGAPIMKVELLAASKQGRTLEYAEYRVIGEGFVLHVNNVRGTPTPAWFSREA, encoded by the coding sequence ATGGGCCCATCGAAGAAAGCTCAACAATCGACCCAGCGCTACGAACTCATCACTAGCCATCTGCGACAATCCATCGAGGACGGGACCCTCAGCCCCGGCGACGAGCTTCCTTCAGAGGCCGAGCTATGCCAGCAATTCGACTCCTCACGCGGCCCCGTCCGGCAGGCCATGGCACTGCTGCGCGCCGAGGGCCTCATCTCCACCGGCCGCGGCCGACGCAGCACCGTGCTCACCTCTGCGCCAGCTAATTCCTTCGAGTCCCTGCTCTCATTAACCGTATGGGCCGAGGACATGGAACCGGAAATCTCCCAGCGCACACTGTGGGTCGGCCGTTCCTCCGCCAACGAGCGCATCGCCCGCCAGCTGCAGGTCGACGTGGGCTCCCAGGTCGTCGGCATCAAGCGCCTGCGCCTGCTCAACAATGAGCCCCTCGCCATCGAGCACCTCAACTTCCCCCTCGATATCGGTCGCCCCCTCCTCGACTTTGATACCGACAACTCCTCCGTCCACCGGGAGCTCGCCCGCCTCGGCGTGGGCTTTGAAAGCGCCAACCGTTCCATGTCCGCTACTCTCGCCACCGCCGAGGACGCAGAGCTGCTGGACATCCCCGAAGGCGCCCCGATCATGAAGGTCGAACTGCTCGCCGCCAGCAAACAGGGCCGCACCTTGGAGTACGCCGAGTACCGCGTCATCGGCGAGGGATTTGTCCTCCACGTCAATAACGTCCGGGGCACGCCGACCCCCGCGTGGTTCTCCCGCGAGGCCTGA
- a CDS encoding ABC transporter permease: MKRLPLSGWIGLIIVASVVLLALVSLVWTPYNPVHAVPADRLLASSSEHLMGTDRYGRDVFSRIMAGAQITLFVGLVAVGISALVGVPWGMWAGMKRGWTEATIMRGMDIMLAFPALLLAIITGAVFGSSTTTAMVAIGIAGIPGFARVARAGTLQVMTQDYVASARVSRVPTLLIAIRHVLPNIAGLIVVQASVAFALAVLAEAALSFLGLGTAPPDPSWGRMLQSAQASLGTAPQLALWPGLAIAITVLGFNLLGDGLSDALNPRRSRR; the protein is encoded by the coding sequence ATGAAAAGGCTGCCCCTGTCCGGCTGGATCGGCCTCATCATCGTGGCATCCGTCGTGCTCTTGGCCCTGGTGTCGCTGGTGTGGACCCCGTACAACCCGGTCCATGCCGTACCCGCCGACCGTCTCCTTGCCTCCTCGTCCGAGCATCTCATGGGCACCGACCGCTACGGCCGCGACGTGTTCTCCCGCATCATGGCCGGGGCCCAAATCACCCTCTTCGTCGGGCTCGTCGCCGTCGGCATTTCCGCGCTGGTGGGTGTGCCGTGGGGCATGTGGGCCGGAATGAAACGCGGCTGGACCGAAGCAACCATCATGCGCGGCATGGACATCATGCTGGCCTTCCCGGCCCTCCTGCTGGCGATCATCACTGGCGCGGTGTTCGGATCCTCAACGACCACCGCCATGGTGGCCATCGGCATCGCGGGCATCCCCGGTTTCGCCCGGGTCGCCCGCGCGGGAACCCTGCAGGTGATGACCCAGGATTACGTCGCCTCCGCCCGCGTCTCCCGGGTGCCCACGCTGCTCATTGCCATCAGGCACGTGCTGCCCAACATCGCCGGGCTCATCGTCGTGCAAGCCTCCGTCGCCTTCGCCCTCGCCGTCCTCGCCGAAGCGGCCCTGTCGTTCCTTGGCCTGGGCACCGCACCGCCGGACCCCTCCTGGGGGCGCATGCTCCAATCCGCCCAGGCCTCCCTGGGCACCGCACCCCAACTGGCCTTGTGGCCCGGCCTGGCCATCGCCATCACGGTGCTGGGATTTAACCTGCTGGGCGACGGCCTCAGCGATGCCCTCAACCCACGGAGGAGCCGACGATGA
- a CDS encoding LacI family DNA-binding transcriptional regulator, producing MASTAATLKDVAQAAGVAVSTASRALAGNPVVSQETRDRVQHCAEQLNYRPNAQARALRSSRSNIIGVTIPSLVNPYFAEMASVIQEEANRAGMSTIISSTSEDAERLIDSLHVLGDQRVDGIIVVPYNGTEESLAALDATGMPLVLVDRDLPGNEHLSVVSDSSSGLHAAVAHLLEKGNRRIGYLSGPMTTSTGVTRLAEFNAACASLHLEDQLVYQGGYHREDGYRGTEWLLSHDVDAIIAGDSMMTVGALEACHHNGVAIGRDLALIGFDDQPIMRLQACPITVIDQQVSSMARLAFSLLHGLITDNGHGGSSPPASLRTPTTLIIRASSDFDRSSTTDKEVRP from the coding sequence ATGGCGTCCACAGCCGCGACGTTGAAAGACGTCGCCCAGGCCGCAGGAGTGGCAGTCTCCACGGCGTCCCGGGCGCTCGCCGGCAATCCCGTCGTCTCCCAGGAGACCCGCGACCGGGTCCAGCACTGCGCCGAGCAGCTTAACTACCGCCCCAATGCCCAGGCCCGGGCCCTGCGCAGCTCTCGCTCCAACATCATTGGCGTCACCATCCCCAGCCTGGTCAACCCCTATTTCGCCGAGATGGCCTCGGTCATTCAGGAGGAAGCCAACCGCGCCGGGATGTCCACGATCATCTCCTCTACCTCCGAGGACGCCGAAAGGCTCATCGATTCTCTCCACGTCCTCGGCGATCAGCGCGTCGACGGCATCATCGTCGTCCCTTACAACGGCACCGAAGAATCGCTGGCCGCCCTCGATGCCACGGGCATGCCGCTGGTCCTCGTCGACCGCGATTTGCCCGGCAACGAGCACCTGTCCGTCGTGTCGGATTCCAGTTCGGGACTCCACGCCGCCGTGGCCCACCTGTTGGAGAAGGGCAACCGTCGCATCGGCTACCTCTCCGGCCCGATGACCACCTCCACCGGAGTCACCCGCCTGGCGGAATTCAACGCCGCCTGCGCCAGCCTCCACCTGGAGGATCAACTGGTCTACCAGGGCGGATACCACCGCGAGGATGGCTATCGGGGCACCGAATGGCTGCTCTCCCACGACGTCGATGCCATCATCGCCGGTGATTCCATGATGACGGTCGGAGCATTGGAAGCCTGCCACCACAACGGCGTCGCCATCGGCCGCGATCTGGCACTGATCGGCTTTGATGACCAGCCGATCATGCGACTGCAAGCCTGCCCCATCACGGTCATTGACCAGCAGGTTTCCTCCATGGCGCGCCTGGCTTTCTCCCTGCTCCACGGCCTCATCACCGACAACGGCCACGGCGGTTCTTCCCCACCGGCCTCCCTCCGAACGCCCACCACGCTCATCATCCGGGCGTCCTCAGACTTCGATCGCTCATCAACCACAGATAAGGAGGTACGACCATGA
- a CDS encoding ABC transporter permease — protein MILRVLLRFVVSLAAASIIIFLLLRAVPGDPARVALGVTATDDAVAALAAQLGTDQPLWRQYVSWIGGLLTGDFGVSLSSRQDVTALIIDRAQVSLILCGTAMVASLVIAIPLGMWAARRAHHLDGVIVTGASQVGIAVPSFLAGILLVTVFAVNLGWVPANGWIPPNVDARGFVERLILPVIALTAVQAAILTRYVRSAILEVMDRDFMRTARATGASISEALWRHGLRNAALPVLTVTGLQLTSLIVGAVVIERVFLVPGLGSMLLDSVARRDLPVVQTIVMLLVVFTLSVNLVVDVAYRIIDPRIRRTS, from the coding sequence ATGATCCTGCGAGTACTCCTCCGCTTCGTCGTATCGCTAGCCGCGGCGTCCATCATCATCTTCCTGCTCCTGCGGGCCGTGCCCGGCGACCCCGCGCGCGTCGCCCTGGGGGTGACGGCCACCGACGACGCCGTCGCCGCCCTGGCCGCCCAACTGGGCACCGACCAACCCCTGTGGCGGCAGTATGTCTCCTGGATCGGCGGACTGCTCACCGGCGACTTCGGGGTATCCCTGTCCTCCCGCCAGGACGTCACGGCGCTCATCATTGACCGCGCTCAGGTCTCCCTCATCCTCTGCGGCACGGCGATGGTGGCCTCCCTTGTCATCGCCATCCCGCTGGGCATGTGGGCAGCCCGGCGCGCCCATCACCTCGACGGGGTCATCGTCACCGGCGCCTCACAGGTTGGCATCGCCGTCCCCTCGTTCCTCGCCGGCATCCTCCTGGTCACCGTGTTCGCGGTCAACCTGGGATGGGTGCCCGCCAATGGGTGGATTCCACCAAACGTCGATGCCCGCGGCTTCGTGGAGCGCCTCATCCTGCCGGTCATTGCGCTGACGGCGGTGCAGGCGGCGATCCTCACGCGCTACGTCCGCTCCGCCATCCTCGAGGTGATGGACCGTGACTTTATGCGGACGGCGCGGGCGACGGGGGCGTCGATAAGCGAGGCGCTGTGGCGCCACGGACTGCGCAATGCAGCCCTCCCGGTGCTCACTGTGACGGGGCTGCAGCTGACGTCGCTCATCGTTGGCGCCGTCGTCATCGAGCGCGTGTTCCTCGTGCCGGGGCTGGGCTCGATGCTGCTGGATTCGGTGGCCAGGCGAGATCTGCCGGTGGTGCAAACGATCGTCATGCTGCTCGTTGTGTTCACGCTCAGCGTCAACCTCGTGGTCGATGTGGCCTACCGGATTATTGATCCGCGGATCAGGAGGACCTCATGA
- a CDS encoding D-ribose ABC transporter substrate-binding protein, whose translation MSLLRKSVAVVASLSLAFSLAACNRDSAGEGGSGSVTLALSTQTNPFFVQVRDGAQAKADELGINLNIQDASDDPSTQTNQLNNAASSGAEVVIVNPTDSDAVVPAVQALNNADIPVIAVDRSANGGDIASFIASDNVAGGKQAADALAAAIGEEGEVLVLQGIAGSSASRDRGQGFAEGIAAYPNITVAATQTANFDRTEGLDVATNLLQAHPNVKAIFAENDEMALGALEALGARAGNDVMVVGFDGTSDGLRAVNEGRMVATIAQQPGELGARAVEEAKKILDGETPEAEVPVEVVTVTKENVEEYL comes from the coding sequence ATGTCTTTGCTCCGCAAGTCTGTCGCTGTTGTCGCTTCCTTGTCCCTGGCTTTCAGCCTGGCCGCCTGTAACCGTGATTCCGCTGGTGAAGGCGGAAGCGGCAGCGTCACCCTCGCTCTGTCCACCCAGACCAACCCCTTCTTCGTCCAGGTCCGCGATGGTGCCCAGGCCAAGGCCGATGAACTGGGCATTAACCTCAACATCCAGGATGCCTCGGATGACCCGTCGACCCAGACCAACCAGCTCAACAACGCGGCCAGCTCCGGCGCGGAGGTCGTCATTGTGAACCCAACGGATTCCGATGCCGTCGTCCCCGCCGTCCAGGCCCTCAACAACGCCGATATCCCCGTGATCGCCGTGGACCGTTCTGCCAATGGCGGCGACATCGCTTCCTTCATCGCTTCCGATAACGTCGCCGGTGGCAAGCAGGCCGCCGACGCCCTCGCCGCCGCCATCGGGGAGGAGGGCGAGGTCCTCGTCCTGCAGGGCATCGCCGGTTCTTCTGCTTCCCGTGACCGTGGCCAGGGTTTCGCTGAGGGAATCGCCGCTTACCCGAACATCACGGTGGCTGCGACGCAGACGGCGAACTTCGACCGTACGGAAGGCTTGGACGTCGCAACGAATCTTCTTCAGGCCCACCCGAATGTCAAGGCGATCTTCGCCGAAAACGATGAGATGGCGCTCGGCGCCCTCGAGGCATTGGGTGCCCGCGCTGGGAACGACGTCATGGTCGTCGGTTTCGACGGCACCTCCGATGGCCTGCGGGCTGTCAACGAGGGCCGTATGGTGGCTACCATCGCTCAGCAGCCGGGCGAGCTCGGTGCCCGCGCGGTCGAAGAGGCGAAGAAGATCCTCGACGGTGAGACCCCTGAGGCTGAGGTTCCGGTTGAGGTCGTGACCGTCACCAAGGAGAACGTGGAGGAGTACTTGTGA
- a CDS encoding ABC transporter substrate-binding protein, whose protein sequence is MFSRRRSPRAVVALVAVIACFLTACSAGHTATQVGRIAGTDSLVVGTTGTPASLDFTTTGGAAIPQALMANVYEGLVRIDDAGQVVPLLATSWEVSDDRTTYTFHLREGVHFSDGSPFNADTAAFSIAYVQGSWTNGLKSQMDVVERAEAVDEHTLKVTLTRPSQRWLWSMGTLTGAMMSPTGVEALAANPVGTGPFVLDRFAVGESVSLRARDDYWGTPAHQDAAIRYFSDATSAVNALRSGDIDLVWSMQSPELLDTLPTEFSVDVGTTNGEVIVSMNNQRAPFTDPRVRRAVAHAIDRRAINEVVWEGLATDTGGAPVPPTDPWFTGEDYATFDPEQSTQLLIDAGVPHPDITIAVPSLPYAENISELLYSQLAEVGFRVHLTSVEFPAVWISEVMTAHDYDMSIMGHVEARDIPALFGNPQYYLGYDNAAVRELLLDADTAADPTPAMREAVDLIMADAGAITVFNQPNIVVASPQVSGVSPTIVTDALALAGVEKR, encoded by the coding sequence ATGTTCTCACGTCGGAGATCACCCCGCGCCGTGGTGGCACTGGTCGCAGTCATCGCCTGCTTCCTCACCGCCTGCTCAGCTGGCCACACCGCCACCCAGGTGGGGCGAATCGCGGGCACCGACAGCCTCGTCGTCGGCACGACCGGTACCCCTGCCTCCCTCGACTTCACCACCACCGGCGGCGCTGCCATTCCCCAGGCCCTCATGGCCAACGTTTACGAGGGTCTCGTCCGCATCGACGATGCCGGTCAGGTGGTTCCCCTCCTCGCGACGAGCTGGGAGGTCTCCGATGACCGCACCACCTACACCTTTCACCTGCGCGAAGGCGTGCACTTTTCCGACGGCTCCCCCTTCAACGCCGACACTGCCGCGTTCAGCATCGCCTACGTCCAGGGCTCCTGGACCAACGGCTTAAAATCCCAGATGGATGTCGTCGAGCGAGCCGAGGCAGTCGACGAGCACACTCTCAAGGTCACGCTCACTCGCCCCTCGCAGCGCTGGCTGTGGTCAATGGGCACGTTGACGGGTGCGATGATGAGCCCCACGGGCGTGGAGGCGCTGGCCGCTAATCCCGTAGGGACCGGCCCCTTTGTCCTCGACCGTTTCGCCGTGGGCGAGTCAGTGTCACTGCGCGCGCGGGACGACTACTGGGGCACACCCGCCCACCAGGACGCCGCCATTCGCTATTTTTCCGACGCCACCTCGGCGGTCAATGCCCTGCGGTCCGGCGACATTGACCTCGTGTGGTCGATGCAATCCCCCGAGCTCTTAGACACCCTGCCCACCGAGTTCTCAGTCGACGTCGGAACCACGAACGGCGAGGTCATCGTGTCCATGAACAACCAACGCGCGCCCTTCACCGACCCGCGGGTCCGCCGCGCGGTGGCCCACGCGATCGATCGCCGCGCCATCAACGAGGTCGTCTGGGAAGGCCTGGCCACCGACACCGGCGGCGCGCCCGTCCCCCCAACCGACCCGTGGTTCACCGGGGAGGACTACGCCACCTTCGACCCCGAGCAGTCCACACAATTGCTTATCGACGCCGGCGTCCCCCACCCCGACATCACCATCGCCGTCCCCTCGCTCCCCTACGCAGAGAACATTTCCGAGTTGCTGTATTCACAGCTTGCCGAGGTCGGGTTCCGCGTTCATCTGACAAGTGTGGAATTTCCCGCCGTGTGGATCTCAGAGGTTATGACCGCCCACGACTATGACATGTCCATCATGGGCCACGTGGAGGCCCGCGACATCCCCGCGCTCTTCGGCAACCCGCAGTACTACCTGGGCTATGACAACGCCGCCGTGCGCGAGCTGCTCCTCGACGCCGATACCGCCGCGGACCCCACGCCCGCGATGCGCGAGGCCGTCGACCTCATCATGGCGGACGCCGGGGCGATCACCGTGTTCAACCAACCCAACATCGTGGTCGCCTCCCCGCAGGTGAGCGGCGTGTCCCCCACCATCGTCACCGACGCATTGGCCTTGGCTGGGGTGGAGAAACGATGA
- a CDS encoding ABC transporter permease, with product MTTATPARSTRGRAVLNWVMNNGALVGLVVLCIALFIATPHFLTVNNFVNIGIQAATVAILAFGMTFVIVTAGIDLSVGAVAALGAMVSAWFFVEAGLPGWITLILGLLTGLVAGAISGLATAYGKLPAFIATLAMMSIARGATLVISQGSPIPTAPSVNWLGSTVAGIPIPIVMMVIAGLLCWFILSRTVIGRSMYAIGGNTEAARLSGLPVKKILVTVYALSGLFAGLAGLVMAGRLSSAQPQAGVGYELDAIAAVVIGGASLAGGSGKATGTLVGAILLAVIRNGLNLLNVSSFWQQIVIGLVIALAVGFDVLRKKTTT from the coding sequence ATGACCACCGCAACCCCGGCCCGCTCCACCAGGGGGCGCGCCGTCCTGAACTGGGTGATGAACAATGGTGCCCTCGTCGGCCTCGTCGTTTTGTGCATCGCCCTGTTCATCGCGACGCCCCACTTCCTCACCGTCAACAACTTCGTCAACATCGGCATCCAGGCCGCGACCGTCGCTATCTTGGCCTTCGGTATGACCTTTGTCATCGTCACCGCGGGCATTGACCTGTCGGTGGGTGCGGTCGCCGCCCTGGGCGCGATGGTATCGGCGTGGTTCTTCGTCGAGGCCGGCCTCCCGGGCTGGATTACCCTCATCCTGGGCCTGCTCACTGGCCTCGTGGCTGGCGCGATCAGCGGCCTGGCCACGGCTTATGGCAAGCTACCGGCGTTCATCGCCACGCTCGCGATGATGTCCATTGCCCGCGGCGCCACGCTCGTCATCTCCCAGGGCTCCCCCATCCCCACCGCCCCGAGCGTGAACTGGCTGGGTTCGACCGTGGCGGGCATCCCCATCCCCATCGTCATGATGGTTATCGCCGGTTTGCTGTGCTGGTTCATCCTTTCCCGCACGGTTATCGGCCGTTCCATGTACGCCATCGGTGGCAACACTGAGGCTGCCCGCCTGTCGGGTTTGCCGGTAAAGAAGATCCTGGTCACCGTCTATGCCTTGTCGGGCTTGTTCGCTGGCCTCGCGGGTCTGGTCATGGCCGGCCGGTTGTCCTCCGCGCAGCCGCAGGCTGGCGTGGGCTACGAGCTCGATGCCATCGCCGCCGTCGTCATCGGCGGTGCCTCGCTGGCTGGCGGTAGCGGCAAGGCGACCGGCACCCTCGTCGGTGCGATCCTGCTCGCGGTGATCCGCAATGGCCTCAACCTCCTCAATGTCTCCTCCTTCTGGCAGCAGATCGTCATCGGCCTCGTTATCGCGCTCGCCGTTGGTTTCGATGTGCTGCGCAAGAAGACCACCACCTAA
- the thpR gene encoding RNA 2',3'-cyclic phosphodiesterase, with protein MFPKRVLRGTFAPHLTATITMKRLFSALLPSEAAREHLVSALRPLRAEFPHNLRWVDPDNWHITVSFYGEHPNDTSQLTRHLAQAAAACAPLNLRLKGAGSFGHRTMWMGIGGDGRALKNLMADSDVEPSSQAEMKPHLTIARTKERWAVAELVHILSVYEGPAFTCDELVLIESQLGRGRGGGPRYEVVERITLGWGT; from the coding sequence ATGTTTCCAAAACGAGTGCTTCGTGGCACATTCGCCCCTCACCTCACTGCAACCATCACCATGAAAAGACTGTTTTCCGCCCTGCTGCCCTCTGAAGCAGCCAGGGAACATCTGGTGTCCGCCCTCAGACCCCTCCGAGCCGAGTTTCCCCACAACCTGCGCTGGGTAGACCCCGACAACTGGCACATCACCGTGAGCTTCTATGGTGAGCACCCCAACGACACCTCCCAGCTCACCAGGCATCTGGCACAGGCGGCCGCGGCATGTGCTCCCTTGAATCTCAGGCTCAAAGGCGCCGGATCGTTTGGGCATCGCACCATGTGGATGGGCATCGGCGGAGACGGGCGGGCTCTGAAAAATCTTATGGCTGACAGTGACGTGGAGCCGAGCAGTCAGGCAGAGATGAAACCGCACCTGACCATCGCGCGCACGAAAGAGCGGTGGGCGGTGGCCGAATTGGTGCACATCCTCAGCGTCTACGAAGGCCCCGCGTTTACGTGCGACGAGCTGGTGCTCATAGAGTCGCAGCTGGGTCGCGGGCGAGGTGGGGGACCGCGCTACGAGGTGGTGGAGCGGATCACGCTGGGGTGGGGTACATAG